The region ACGGTCAAGAGCCTCCATTTCTGCCTGATTTACCCTGCATCCGAAGCTAAAACTATCAAAGGTTTTCATATTGGTATTTTATCACAGAAGGCTCTTTTTGACCTCAAGCATTGTGTTCCTAAATACAAACATATATTGTTGCATCAGTCTAAACACCCTATATACATATTTGTGAAGTACCTAATATAAGTCATATAAATAATATACTTGACAAACCTATAATATGTGATATAATTATTCTAAGATGCTAAGGTTTTTCTCCCTAACGAAAAACTTTAGCATTTTTTTATGGTAAAAAACATAGCAGTATTACTATTACTTATAGTACTATTGATCTTACCAAATACCGTTCGTGCAGAGCAAATTGCAGGAACGTCTGCAAAGCTTGTTACTGCAGAAACCACTGATGACCGTGTCGACCAGTATGTCGAACGGAATCTTCAGAAATCAGTCATTCGGGAGGTTCTTGAAAGCAAGAAATCACCTCTTGTTACTGAAGTAGATGCGTTTATGGACGCATGTACGACATACGAGATTGACTGTTATCTTCTTCCCTCTATTGCCGGACTTGAATCCTCGTTCGGTAAGCATCTTATTCCTGAATCTCACAACCCGTTCGGTTGGGGCGGCGGACATATTTATTTTGATTCATGGAGTGACGCATTTCACGCCGTCGCTAAGGGTCTGAAAAACAACTATATCGGACGCGGAGCGGAAACTATTGAAGAAATAGGTCCTATCTATGCCGCGAGTCCGACATGGGCAGTCCGTGTACGATCAATTCACAATGAATTTGAGCGTCGTGAAGCTGATAAGAAACTCTACTACGCAAAGCTTGCTATGAGTCTGTAAGAATCGAGCCTGTTCCGTCACGCTTCGCTTCTCTCACGTGTTATAATATCACCGTTGACTTTATCATTTATCAATATTGAGTACTACTATGTATACGTTTGCCCGAAAAAATCTTCCTAAAAATACCGTTGAATTGACTGTGAAAGTCCCCTGGGAAGACATTAAGAAAGAATATGATTCTTCATTTGAGATCATTCGGAAAGACCTGAAAGTTGAAGGTTTCCGCAAAGGAAAAGCACCGAAAAATATCGCCGAATCAAAAATTCAAAAAGACGTGGTGTATGAACACTTACTTCGTTCTTATATTCCCCGTGTATACTCTGAAATTCTGAAAAAAGAAGATGTCCGACCGATCATTTCACCGAAAGTTGAACTCACAAAAGCAAAAGAAAATGAGGAATGGGAAATCAAAATGACAACGGCGACAACTCCGGATATCAAACTCAATAACTATAAGGAAAAAGTCAAAAAAGCAAAGGAGAACGTCAAAAAATCAGATATATGGGTCCCGGGTAAGGATAAAGAACCGACCGAAGAAGACAAGGAAAAGCAACGTCAGGCAGAGTTTCAGGCTGCACTTGAAGCACTTCTTTCTGAGGCAACAGTTGAGATTTCTGATCTTGTCATCGAGGAAGAAGCCAATCAGCGGCTTTCCAAGCTTGTTGACGACGTACAACGGGTCGGTCTGACAATGGAATCTTATCTCAAATCCAAGAATCTGACAAAAGAACAGATAATGGATCAGATCAAAAAAGAGATAGAAGATACATACAAAATGGAATTCCTCTTGCAGAAAATTGCAGATGAGGAGAAAATAAATGTGGAACAGGCGGAGTTAGATACAATTTTTGCAGGCATCAAGGATGAGAAGGAAAAGCAGGCAGTACAGGGAAATATGTACTATTATGCATCTCTCATGAGAAAACAGAAGACCCTTGATTACATAAATAGCCTGTAGTATAATAAGAGCATGGCATTTGGCAGCTCAAAAAACACAAACAGACCTGCTAAACAGGTCAAAGGCGAAAGCCTTGAGCGTGAAAAAAGTTCCTCTATAGGCGGTTCTGTCTCCTCTTTGTCCAAAGATACGGTAAATAAAGTGGGTGAAGCATTCGGAGATATCGGAAAAGGTATTTTTGAACAGCTGCTTCAGCAGGAACACCTCGAATACGCACCGGAAAAACCGCAGGAACAGCCTGAACAAAAAGGAACCTTCAATCCTGAACGCGGAACAATCTTCAGTTTCCGTCAGATCGAAGAAGAACGTCAGATCTCCGAAATAAAAGAACTCATAAAAGCGATCAAGCAGGAAGTTGAAAGCATTAAAAAAGCGGATTCAGCCCTTATGAGTGAAGTAAAAGATATCGAAAAACTGACTATTGATACACTGCCTGAAAAACCCGGCATTTATCATGTCCGATTCCTGGAGATTGTTTTGAAAGTACTTCAGACATTGAAGCTCAAAATCAGTGAATCAGGAACATGGATGGAAGCCTTGAAATCGAAAAAAGCAAAGAGAGGTTCGGCTTTTGCCGCAAATACGAAGAAAAAAGGAACTCAGTACTCCATGTCTCAGGAACTCTCCAACGCACGCAATGTGCAATAAGTCTATATTCTTCATTCATCAATGTCATTCCCGTGAAAACGGGAATCCAGCTACTTTATTATTTCTTCATATAAATCTCTGCAATCAGGATTATTTCTCTCAATGAGTTCAAGTTTCCACGTTCTGTTCCATTTTTTTAATTGCTTCTCGCGTTTTATTGCAAGTGCTATTTGATTATGTACTTCATAGTAAACTAAAACATTCACATCATAATCTGCCGTAAAGCCGCTGACTATCTTAGCCTTGTGTTGCCATATCCGTTTAATCAGGTCCGAAGTCACACCGATATATAATGTCCCGTTTCTTTTACTAGCAAGTATATATACATAGTAGCATTTATCCATACTTTTTCTGGATTCCCGATCAAGTCGGGAATGACACTCAAGTTTCTATTCTAAGACCCCCAAAACATGTCCTACTCCCCGTGCCCAGCTGCCGTTTGAACTCGGCGTATATTTTGCCATAATCTGCTCAGGCGTAGTCAGGCCTTTGTCTATGTAGTTTTTCTTCAAACCTTTGGCAATGGTTTCTATAGCATCAGGATAAGACTTGAATCGTGTAATTTTGTCGCCGTATATCCCCCATCCCCAGCAGTTGTATGAGTTGTGAGGTATAAATTTGCAGGCGGTAGATTCCTGCATGGAAATGGCAGGAATAAGTCGATAATCAAGGCCGTATTCGTCGGATACCTTGACGATAAAGTCTGCATGTTCATAAAGCGGCGAGTCATACTTTCGAAAAAATGCTTTTAGGACGGCAACTCTCTGATCCTTCACTCCCTCATCAATAAAATACTCAATTTCCTGATTTGAAAATTCATCTCCTGACAACTCAGAAAACTCCTGCAGTATGACGGTAATGTTTTTGTTTTTTATCGTTGTGACATGCACGTACTGAGATATCGCGATGTTGGCGGAGACGGTGATGACAAAAATTGCCATCATTACTCCGATTTTTTTAAGCATAATTTCACTATATATTGCCTTAGAGATGTTTGTCAAACTCTATCGCGGTGATATTTTATAAATATAGGTCTTGAACGTTTTTCCTTCCAATACTTTGTCCTGATATTTTCTCAGATAAGAGATCTGAAATCCATGGGCAATAATCGTTACATCCTGTTTTGTTTTTGTTAGCAGTTTATTCTTGAGCGTCTCAACAAGCTTAGGAAAAAGGAAAATATAAATATAGTCTGCCCCGGAAAAGTCAGTCATTTTTACGTCTTCATTTACAAATGAAATATTACGGAGCTTTTGCCAATAAGTAAGAAATTTGCCTTTCAGGAGTATAATCGGATTGATATCAACCCCTTTGCCTCTCACTCCATAGGTTTGAGCGGCATATCGAAGTACCCTTCCGTCTCCGCAGCCCACCTCGAGGAAATATGTACCTCTTTTCGGTACAATCTCATGAAGTATCCGTTTGTAATCCTCTGTTTTGGTGGCAACATAGGGAGCTCCGCGAAACCAGGATATGATAAGAGAGATGATATAGATACTTGCCCAGATGAGAAAGATCAGAAGAGAGAGTACGGCGAGGAGATATAGGATGTCAGTAAGCATGGTAAGTATAGTATAATATCTACATTCTTGAAGCTGCATAGAGATATTCTCTGTGTTTGCCCCTATAGCTTAAAGGATAGAGCACTGGTCTTCGGAACCAGTGATGGGGGTTCGATTCCCTCTAGGGGCACATGTGTTAGCGGATAGTCGTTAGCTTTTAGCTTCTAGATTTGAAGAAAAGTCTAATAGCTAATGGCTATAAGCTAATAGCTAGTTCAGGGTCCGTAGCTCAACGGTAGAGCAGTAGCCTCTTAAGCTATTGGTTCGGGGTTCGAATCCCCGCGGACTCACAATAGATTATAATTTTTTCATGCAGCACAAGATTCGTGTCCTTCTTACTCCAGGAGTAGCCGGTAATACTTCATATCTGGAGA is a window of Candidatus Roizmanbacteria bacterium DNA encoding:
- a CDS encoding GIY-YIG nuclease family protein, yielding MDKCYYVYILASKRNGTLYIGVTSDLIKRIWQHKAKIVSGFTADYDVNVLVYYEVHNQIALAIKREKQLKKWNRTWKLELIERNNPDCRDLYEEIIK
- a CDS encoding glucosaminidase domain-containing protein — protein: MVKNIAVLLLLIVLLILPNTVRAEQIAGTSAKLVTAETTDDRVDQYVERNLQKSVIREVLESKKSPLVTEVDAFMDACTTYEIDCYLLPSIAGLESSFGKHLIPESHNPFGWGGGHIYFDSWSDAFHAVAKGLKNNYIGRGAETIEEIGPIYAASPTWAVRVRSIHNEFERREADKKLYYAKLAMSL
- a CDS encoding class I SAM-dependent methyltransferase; the encoded protein is MLTDILYLLAVLSLLIFLIWASIYIISLIISWFRGAPYVATKTEDYKRILHEIVPKRGTYFLEVGCGDGRVLRYAAQTYGVRGKGVDINPIILLKGKFLTYWQKLRNISFVNEDVKMTDFSGADYIYIFLFPKLVETLKNKLLTKTKQDVTIIAHGFQISYLRKYQDKVLEGKTFKTYIYKISPR